In one window of Arachis ipaensis cultivar K30076 chromosome B06, Araip1.1, whole genome shotgun sequence DNA:
- the LOC107646963 gene encoding uncharacterized protein LOC107646963 has translation MVANNEYFYSSERQAVSKKGVFELEGVDTILAQNKLMHQQLQQQIEMMTKRIDGLQLAAVSTTNQPPVVWGQQEESYEEQQPEQVQYMHNQGSGPYDFHGDTYNSSWRNHPNLKWGENQKNLERQLGQLSKQTAVERPTNALPSDTIPNPKEECKAIELRSEKTLENNKEANKKPVEDDKANSQEEVKVKEKDQEELRKKGEESQASKKGKQIMIEPLQEQRKEVKHYIPPLPYPQRLQRELKDQQFPKFLEVFKKLKINIALAEALEQMPLYAKFLKELINKKRSWNEKETMVLTQECSAVI, from the exons atggtggccaacaatgagtactTCTACTCCTCTGAAAGGCAAGCAGTCTCAAAGAAAGGTGTATTTGAACTTGAAGGAGTTGATACAATATTAGCTCAAAATAAACTCATGCACCAGCAACTTCAACAGCAAATTGAAATGATGACAAAGAGGATAGATGGATTACAACTTGCAGCAGTGAGCACAACTAACCAACCACCAGTGGTGTGGGGGCAGCAGGAGGAAAGCTATGAAGAGCAGCAGCCTGAACAAGTGCAATACATGCACAATCAAGGTTCTGGACCATATGATTTccatggagacacttacaactcATCTTGGCGAAACCACCCCAATCTGAAATGGGGAGAGAACCAGAA GAACCTAGAAAGACAATTAGGACAACTGTCCAAGCAAACAGCAGTTGAGAGACCAACAAATGCACTACCAAGTGACACTATTCCCAACCCCAAAGAAGAATGTAAAGCAATTGAACTTAGGAGTGAAAAGACATTGGAGAATAACAAAGAAGCCAACAAGAAGCCAGTAGAGGATGATAAGGCCAATAGCCAGGAAGAAGTGAAAGTTAAAGAGAAGGATCAGGAAGAGCTCAGAAAGAAGGGTGAAGAGTCtcaagcttcaaagaagggaaaaCAAATCATGATAGAGCCTCTacaagaacagaggaaggaaGTTAAACACTACATCCCTCCTCTGCCGTATCCCCAAAGATTGCAAAGAGAGCTTAAGGATCAACAGTTTCCCAAATTCTTGGAAGTTTTTAAGAAGCTAAAAATCAACATTGcacttgctgaagcattggagcaaatgcctctttatGCAAAATTTCTCAAAGAGCtcatcaataagaaaagaagctggAATGAAAAGGAAACAATGGTCTTAActcaagaatgcagtgcagtgatTTAA